The following are encoded in a window of Mycobacterium sp. ELW1 genomic DNA:
- a CDS encoding HNH endonuclease signature motif containing protein — MSYPAGILEHVFDGGLRTASDAAVVEAIVDFARAEAQNAARRLAAIAELVARRCADDARAHWACDEWDAAAAEVSAALGVTPGRASSDMLMAMSLRHRLPRVAELFMAGSLSYRVAQAIVNRTELIGDPSTLVLVDRAIAKDAMTWGALSTLKLQRAIDSWVDRYDPGALRQTQARSRDREICIGIRDARDGVAEIWGRLGLSDAAVVDRRLSQMAHGVCEDDPRTIAQRRADAMGVLGAGGDRLACLCGNPDCPAAGDDDRAAGVVVHVLADADVIDAEPDPGMHGEKPDADPEPPQPRAASAVLTGNRGIVPAPLLAELVRAGAAVRHLRRPKNEPEPHYRPSTALDEWVRLRDMTCRFPNCDVPAEYCDVDHTIAWPFGPTHPSNLACMCRKHHLLKTFWAGWSDRQHPDGTIDWTSPTGHTYTTRPGSRLLMPTWNTTTATLPPPKGEPPPTIGIMMPTRRQTRATQRAHRITTERTLNDARVTERNRPPPF; from the coding sequence GTGTCATACCCTGCTGGCATACTCGAACATGTGTTCGATGGCGGGTTGCGGACAGCGAGTGATGCGGCGGTGGTGGAGGCCATCGTCGACTTCGCACGAGCCGAGGCCCAGAACGCGGCGCGCCGGCTGGCCGCAATCGCGGAACTGGTCGCGCGGCGCTGCGCTGACGACGCACGTGCCCACTGGGCCTGCGATGAGTGGGACGCCGCCGCGGCCGAGGTGTCCGCGGCCCTCGGGGTGACGCCGGGGCGGGCGTCGAGTGACATGTTGATGGCGATGTCGCTGCGGCATCGGCTGCCGAGAGTCGCCGAGCTGTTCATGGCCGGGTCACTGAGCTACCGGGTCGCTCAGGCGATCGTGAACCGCACCGAACTGATCGGTGACCCGTCGACGTTGGTACTCGTCGATCGCGCCATAGCCAAGGACGCCATGACGTGGGGTGCGTTGTCGACGCTGAAACTGCAGCGCGCCATCGATTCCTGGGTGGATCGCTACGACCCGGGGGCATTGCGTCAGACGCAGGCTCGCAGCCGGGACCGCGAGATCTGCATCGGCATCCGCGACGCTCGTGATGGTGTGGCCGAGATTTGGGGCCGGCTCGGCCTCAGCGACGCCGCGGTTGTCGATCGCCGGCTCAGTCAGATGGCACATGGAGTGTGCGAGGACGATCCGCGCACCATCGCCCAGCGCCGCGCTGACGCCATGGGTGTGCTGGGCGCCGGCGGAGATCGGCTGGCCTGCCTGTGCGGCAACCCGGACTGCCCCGCCGCCGGCGACGACGACCGGGCTGCCGGCGTGGTGGTGCACGTACTCGCCGACGCCGATGTGATTGACGCCGAACCGGATCCGGGGATGCACGGCGAAAAACCCGATGCCGACCCCGAACCGCCACAGCCACGGGCAGCCAGCGCAGTGCTGACCGGCAACCGGGGCATTGTGCCCGCCCCACTGCTGGCCGAACTCGTCCGCGCCGGGGCCGCGGTGCGTCACCTACGCCGCCCCAAGAACGAGCCCGAACCCCACTACCGGCCGTCGACCGCCCTCGATGAATGGGTTCGACTGCGCGACATGACCTGCCGGTTCCCGAATTGCGATGTGCCCGCCGAGTACTGCGACGTCGACCACACCATCGCCTGGCCGTTCGGACCCACCCACCCGTCGAACCTCGCATGCATGTGCCGAAAACACCACTTGCTCAAGACCTTTTGGGCCGGCTGGTCAGATCGTCAACACCCCGACGGCACCATCGACTGGACCTCACCCACCGGTCACACCTACACCACCCGCCCCGGCAGCCGGCTTCTCATGCCCACCTGGAACACCACCACCGCCACCCTGCCACCGCCCAAAGGCGAACCCCCACCCACCATCGGCATCATGATGCCCACCCGACGACAAACACGGGCCACCCAACGCGCCCACCGCATCACAACCGAACGCACACTCAACGACGCCCGCGTCACCGAACGCAACCGGCCGCCACCCTTCTAG
- a CDS encoding SRPBCC family protein: MVHLHVEKTIAASPDEVFAWLADPVNLKAAPLIVTADWARDSPPPGLGAIRTGFAIGLWFREEIVAYDPPHSYTYLIVGSVPVFDHEGGTLTFTPDGDGTHVDWVSTYTHPARGGGKAMEALSAKLLPWNFAAVLDGCAKALER, encoded by the coding sequence ATGGTCCATCTCCACGTCGAGAAGACGATCGCCGCGTCGCCGGACGAGGTCTTCGCTTGGCTCGCCGACCCGGTGAACCTGAAGGCAGCACCGCTGATCGTCACGGCCGACTGGGCACGGGACTCACCGCCTCCGGGTCTGGGCGCAATCCGGACCGGCTTTGCGATCGGCTTGTGGTTTCGCGAGGAGATCGTCGCCTACGACCCGCCGCACAGCTACACCTATCTGATCGTCGGATCGGTTCCGGTGTTCGACCATGAGGGCGGCACCCTGACCTTCACCCCGGACGGCGACGGGACTCACGTCGACTGGGTGAGCACCTACACCCACCCCGCCCGCGGCGGCGGCAAGGCAATGGAGGCGCTCAGCGCCAAGCTGTTGCCGTGGAACTTCGCTGCCGTCCTGGACGGGTGCGCGAAGGCGCTGGAACGCTAG
- a CDS encoding diacylglycerol kinase, translating to MISRVTVLTNPKSGHGNAPHAGELAVARFQELGIDVTGIVGRDAAHARQLVDEALTRETDALVVIGGDGVIRLAIQALARKDVPLGIVPAGTGNDHAREYRLPMADPVAAVDVIAAGYTETVDLGHITGADGSSTWFGTVAATGFDSLVSDRVNRMSWPHGRMRYNVALVAEISQLRPLPFRLVLDGEREIVADLTLAAFGNTRSYGGGMLICPGADHSDGLLDITLVRASSRSKLIRLFPTVFKGTHVNLDDVSTYRARTIAVDSPGINAYADGDYVCPLPAEISAVPAALKLIVPEPV from the coding sequence ATGATCTCTCGCGTCACGGTCCTGACGAACCCCAAGTCCGGCCACGGCAACGCGCCCCATGCCGGGGAGCTGGCGGTCGCCCGCTTCCAGGAACTCGGGATCGACGTGACCGGAATCGTCGGACGCGACGCCGCACACGCCCGCCAGCTGGTCGACGAGGCGTTGACCCGCGAGACGGACGCGCTGGTGGTGATCGGCGGCGACGGTGTTATCCGGCTGGCGATCCAGGCCTTGGCGCGCAAAGATGTTCCGCTCGGCATCGTGCCGGCCGGCACCGGTAACGACCATGCCCGCGAGTACCGATTGCCCATGGCCGATCCGGTGGCGGCGGTCGACGTGATCGCCGCCGGGTACACGGAGACCGTCGACCTCGGACACATCACGGGTGCCGACGGGTCCAGCACCTGGTTCGGCACGGTCGCCGCGACAGGCTTCGACTCGTTGGTCAGCGATCGAGTGAACCGGATGAGCTGGCCGCACGGCCGGATGCGCTACAACGTCGCGCTGGTCGCAGAGATTTCCCAGTTGCGGCCGTTGCCTTTCAGGCTGGTGCTGGACGGCGAGCGCGAGATCGTCGCCGATCTGACGCTGGCCGCGTTCGGCAACACCCGCAGCTACGGCGGCGGCATGCTCATCTGCCCGGGTGCCGATCACTCCGATGGGCTGCTGGACATCACGCTCGTGCGCGCATCGTCACGTAGCAAGCTGATTCGCTTGTTTCCCACGGTGTTCAAGGGCACGCACGTGAACCTCGACGACGTCAGCACCTACCGGGCCCGCACAATCGCGGTCGACTCCCCCGGCATCAACGCCTATGCCGACGGCGATTACGTCTGCCCGCTGCCCGCCGAAATTTCGGCGGTTCCCGCTGCCCTCAAACTTATTGTCCCGGAACCCGTCTAG
- a CDS encoding FAD-binding oxidoreductase gives MAWNAWGDPDAAKPLSDGIKALLEQALGVTASEVPAPAIDEVEVRPSALPDAHRDALAEFVGAEYLRTDDHGRLLYAGGKSTLDLLRRKQTHQDAPDAVLLPGTEDEIATVLRYCSAHGIAVVPFGGGTSVVGGLDPIRGDFAAVISLDLRRLNALHSLDETSMQAELGAGVTGPDAERLLGERGFSLGHFPQSFRFATIGGYAATRSSGQDSAGYGRFNDMIRGLTVVTPVGVLDLGRAPETAAGPDLRELFSGSEGVFGVITRVRLRVHPVPETVRYEAWSFPDFATGAAALRAVTQIGTGPTVVRLSDEAETGVNLATTGSIGEQSITGGCLGITLFEGSAAHTESRHAETRAVLEAQGGTSLGEAPARAWEHGRFDAPYLRDALLAAGALCETLETATTWSNLAALKAAVTEALTSSLTESGTPALVMCHISHVYPTGASLYFTVVAGQRGDVTQQWLAAKVAASDAISRTGGTITHHHAVGADHRPWMGAEIGELGVKVLQAVKQAVDPAGILNPGKLIP, from the coding sequence ATGGCCTGGAATGCCTGGGGTGACCCCGACGCGGCCAAGCCCCTCTCCGACGGCATCAAGGCACTGCTCGAGCAGGCGCTCGGCGTGACGGCGAGTGAGGTCCCCGCACCCGCCATCGACGAAGTAGAGGTGCGACCGTCGGCGTTGCCAGATGCGCATCGCGATGCGCTCGCAGAGTTCGTCGGGGCCGAGTATCTCCGCACCGACGACCACGGTCGGCTGCTGTATGCGGGAGGCAAGTCCACGCTGGACCTGTTGCGCCGCAAGCAAACCCACCAGGACGCTCCCGACGCGGTACTGCTTCCCGGCACAGAGGACGAGATCGCCACCGTGCTGCGCTACTGCTCTGCGCACGGCATCGCCGTCGTGCCGTTCGGCGGTGGCACCAGCGTGGTCGGCGGACTGGACCCGATCCGCGGCGATTTCGCCGCCGTCATCTCACTGGATCTGCGTCGGCTCAACGCATTGCACTCGCTGGACGAGACCTCGATGCAGGCCGAACTGGGCGCCGGGGTGACCGGGCCGGACGCCGAGCGACTGCTCGGTGAACGCGGCTTCTCGCTCGGGCACTTCCCACAGAGCTTCCGGTTCGCCACCATCGGCGGGTACGCGGCCACCCGGTCCTCCGGGCAGGACTCCGCGGGCTACGGCCGGTTCAACGACATGATCCGCGGGCTGACGGTGGTGACCCCGGTGGGCGTGCTCGATCTCGGCCGGGCGCCGGAGACCGCGGCCGGGCCTGATCTTCGGGAGCTGTTCTCCGGCTCCGAGGGTGTCTTCGGTGTGATCACGCGGGTGCGCCTGCGAGTCCATCCCGTCCCGGAAACCGTTCGCTACGAGGCATGGTCGTTCCCCGACTTCGCCACCGGCGCGGCCGCGCTGCGTGCGGTCACCCAGATCGGCACCGGGCCCACCGTGGTGCGGTTGTCCGACGAGGCCGAGACCGGCGTGAACCTGGCCACGACCGGGAGCATCGGCGAACAGAGCATCACCGGCGGCTGTCTGGGCATCACCTTGTTCGAGGGCAGCGCCGCGCACACCGAGAGCCGGCACGCCGAGACCCGCGCGGTTCTGGAAGCCCAGGGGGGCACCTCGCTGGGCGAGGCTCCGGCGCGGGCGTGGGAGCACGGCCGTTTCGACGCACCGTATCTGCGGGACGCCCTGCTGGCAGCGGGAGCTTTGTGTGAGACGTTGGAGACCGCAACGACGTGGTCCAACCTGGCGGCACTGAAGGCGGCGGTCACCGAGGCGTTGACATCCTCCCTGACTGAAAGCGGGACACCAGCCTTGGTGATGTGCCACATTTCGCATGTGTACCCAACCGGCGCGTCGCTGTACTTCACGGTGGTCGCGGGCCAGCGCGGCGATGTCACCCAGCAGTGGCTGGCCGCCAAAGTGGCTGCCTCTGATGCGATTTCGCGTACCGGCGGCACCATCACCCATCACCACGCGGTCGGTGCGGACCATCGGCCGTGGATGGGTGCAGAGATCGGCGAGCTGGGCGTGAAGGTGCTGCAAGCGGTCAAGCAGGCCGTCGACCCGGCGGGAATCCTGAACCCGGGCAAGCTGATTCCATGA
- a CDS encoding TetR/AcrR family transcriptional regulator, whose amino-acid sequence MLSISNEESVDIGDRIMAAAASCVRDFGVERVTLAEIARRAGVSRPTVYRRWPDTRTIVASLLTERITGTWRAVAPGAPGRTGLVERIVEVARRLRDDELITSVLRSAPDLAMTYIAGRLGTSQQILIDLLVDALREAQADGSVRAGDVRQLSAMVLLIGQSAIQSAQIVEPILDADALSAELSHALNGYLAP is encoded by the coding sequence ATGCTGTCAATCAGTAACGAAGAATCGGTGGACATCGGTGACCGGATCATGGCCGCCGCGGCCAGCTGTGTCCGGGACTTCGGGGTCGAGCGGGTCACGCTGGCGGAGATTGCGCGACGTGCCGGTGTCAGCCGTCCGACCGTGTATCGCCGCTGGCCAGACACCCGCACCATCGTCGCGTCGCTGCTCACCGAACGCATCACCGGTACCTGGCGCGCCGTTGCGCCGGGTGCACCCGGCCGCACCGGCCTGGTCGAGCGGATCGTCGAGGTGGCCCGTCGACTGCGGGACGACGAACTGATCACCTCGGTGCTGCGATCAGCCCCGGACTTGGCGATGACCTACATCGCCGGACGGCTGGGCACCAGCCAGCAGATCCTCATCGACCTGCTTGTCGACGCGCTGCGGGAAGCCCAGGCCGACGGCAGCGTGCGGGCCGGCGACGTCCGCCAGCTGTCGGCAATGGTCCTGCTGATCGGCCAGTCGGCGATCCAGTCCGCCCAGATCGTCGAACCCATCCTCGACGCCGACGCGCTCAGCGCCGAGTTGTCGCACGCCCTGAACGGATACCTCGCCCCATGA
- a CDS encoding glycerol-3-phosphate dehydrogenase/oxidase: protein MSDLTALNATRRSADLAELGDGAHIDVVVIGGGITGTGIALDAASRGLSVLLVEKHDLAFGTSRWSSKLVHGGLRYLATGNVGIARRSAIERGILMTRNAPHLVRAMPQLVPLLPSMGRGQRALIRTGFVAGDALRILAGTTSSTLPRSRRVGVQQALDMVPTIRREGLDGGLLAYDGQLIDDARLVVAVARTAAQNGARILTRVSAASASGTSVRLVDELTGESLDVKARAVINATGVWAGEVDAAIKLRPSRGTHLVFDAASFGNPTAALTIPIPGEVNRFVFAMPEQLGRVYLGLTDEDAPGPIPDVPEPTPGEVRFLLDTVNTALGTALTTADVKGAYAGLRPLIDTGQGRTSDLSRDHAVIESSNGVFSVVGGKLTEYRHMAEDVLDRALAARAIAAQPCRTRNLPLVGAAANPVATLRTTSDLPGSLVARYGAESPNVIASARCSRPTDHVADGIDVTRAEFEFAVTNEGALSADDILDRRTRIGLVEADRNRARAAAQEFLATAN from the coding sequence ATGAGTGACCTCACCGCCCTCAACGCCACCCGCCGAAGCGCCGACCTGGCCGAACTCGGCGACGGCGCCCACATCGACGTCGTCGTGATCGGCGGTGGCATCACCGGCACCGGCATCGCGCTCGATGCCGCCAGCCGCGGCCTGTCGGTGCTTCTGGTCGAAAAGCACGACCTGGCCTTCGGCACCAGCCGGTGGAGTTCCAAGCTCGTGCACGGCGGGCTGCGGTACCTGGCTACCGGCAACGTCGGCATCGCGCGGCGCAGCGCCATCGAGCGCGGCATCTTGATGACCCGCAACGCCCCGCACCTGGTACGCGCAATGCCGCAGCTCGTCCCGTTGTTGCCGTCGATGGGACGCGGCCAACGCGCTTTGATCCGAACAGGTTTCGTCGCCGGTGACGCGCTGCGGATCTTGGCGGGCACCACGTCGTCGACTCTGCCGCGATCACGGCGTGTCGGTGTGCAGCAAGCGTTGGACATGGTGCCGACGATTCGCCGGGAGGGTCTTGACGGCGGACTGCTGGCCTATGACGGTCAGCTGATCGACGACGCCAGACTGGTGGTCGCCGTCGCACGCACCGCCGCCCAGAACGGCGCGCGGATCTTGACCCGGGTGTCCGCGGCGTCCGCCAGCGGCACCTCGGTCCGGTTGGTGGACGAACTCACCGGTGAATCGCTGGATGTGAAGGCCCGCGCGGTGATCAATGCGACGGGGGTGTGGGCCGGCGAGGTGGACGCCGCGATCAAGCTGCGGCCGAGCCGGGGAACCCATCTGGTGTTCGATGCCGCCTCATTCGGGAATCCGACTGCAGCGCTGACGATTCCGATTCCGGGTGAGGTGAATCGGTTCGTGTTCGCGATGCCCGAACAGCTCGGTCGCGTCTACCTCGGACTCACCGACGAGGATGCGCCGGGCCCGATTCCCGACGTGCCCGAACCGACTCCGGGTGAGGTCCGCTTCCTGCTCGACACGGTCAACACCGCGCTGGGGACAGCGTTGACCACCGCAGACGTCAAGGGCGCATACGCGGGGTTGCGCCCTTTGATCGACACCGGCCAGGGCAGGACATCGGATCTGTCCCGCGATCACGCGGTGATCGAATCGTCCAACGGCGTGTTCAGCGTGGTCGGTGGCAAGCTCACCGAATACCGGCACATGGCCGAGGACGTCCTCGACCGTGCCCTGGCGGCACGTGCGATCGCCGCCCAGCCGTGCCGGACCCGGAACCTGCCGTTGGTCGGCGCGGCCGCCAATCCCGTTGCCACGCTGCGTACCACGAGCGATCTGCCGGGTTCGTTGGTGGCCCGTTACGGCGCAGAGTCGCCGAACGTCATCGCCTCGGCGCGGTGCAGCAGGCCCACGGACCACGTTGCCGACGGAATCGACGTCACCCGTGCGGAATTCGAGTTCGCGGTCACCAACGAGGGTGCACTGAGTGCCGATGACATCCTGGACCGGCGCACCCGCATCGGT